A section of the Methanococcus vannielii SB genome encodes:
- a CDS encoding mechanosensitive ion channel family protein: protein MFELFFSLDGSFYGLPHMSIIKLVSIIALGLLLSHFIEKQLKVLSENTKHPWILNEDTAGLVSIFILAIFVIFALNVLEGLFSYEVFGFDLKSLIYSFLIIYFSYRISNRSKRYLLVKGAQEGKFVEYRLKASLFNYLVMIIAFGISFQILGLTDRLGTLLVAGGITGIILGFASQTVVSNFISGIFLYFDKPLKIGDSVEIGNKSGMVNDIKMMSTRIRTWDGVLVRIPNEKVFNSEIINNKKYPARRAEVTIGIAYKEDIDRAVEIIVKVLREMTYVLVEPEPVVFANNLGDSSVDITVRAWAPTEKWLDIRKEMIRNIKKALDNEKIEIPFPQRTIWFPNDLNIKLNDEKKDK from the coding sequence ATGTTTGAATTATTTTTTAGTCTAGATGGTTCATTTTATGGATTACCCCATATGTCAATTATAAAATTAGTAAGTATTATAGCTTTAGGGCTTTTACTATCCCATTTTATTGAAAAACAGCTGAAAGTACTTTCAGAAAATACCAAACACCCTTGGATATTAAATGAAGATACTGCAGGATTAGTTTCAATATTTATTCTTGCAATATTCGTAATTTTTGCATTAAACGTCCTAGAAGGGTTATTTTCATATGAAGTCTTTGGTTTTGACTTAAAATCTTTGATTTACTCCTTTTTAATTATTTATTTTTCATACCGAATATCTAACCGTTCCAAACGATATTTACTTGTAAAGGGGGCCCAGGAAGGAAAATTTGTAGAATACCGGTTAAAAGCATCATTATTTAATTACCTTGTAATGATTATTGCTTTTGGAATTAGCTTTCAAATATTGGGATTAACTGACCGTTTAGGTACATTACTAGTTGCAGGGGGAATTACGGGTATAATATTAGGTTTTGCATCACAAACGGTTGTTTCAAACTTTATATCCGGAATATTTCTTTATTTTGACAAACCGTTGAAAATTGGTGATTCAGTTGAAATTGGAAATAAATCTGGAATGGTAAATGACATTAAAATGATGTCGACTAGAATAAGAACTTGGGATGGAGTATTAGTTAGAATTCCTAACGAAAAAGTTTTTAATTCAGAGATAATTAATAACAAAAAGTATCCCGCAAGACGTGCAGAAGTCACAATTGGAATTGCATATAAAGAAGATATAGACCGTGCAGTTGAAATTATAGTAAAAGTACTTCGAGAAATGACTTATGTACTTGTTGAACCAGAACCCGTAGTTTTTGCAAATAATTTAGGAGATAGTAGTGTAGATATTACAGTTAGAGCATGGGCGCCAACGGAAAAATGGCTAGATATTAGAAAAGAAATGATAAGAAATATTAAAAAAGCCCTTGATAACGAAAAAATTGAAATTCCATTCCCACAGCGAACAATTTGGTTCCCAAATGACCTAAATATCAAATTAAATGATGAAAAAAAGGATAAATAA